The following are encoded together in the Leuconostoc mesenteroides subsp. mesenteroides ATCC 8293 genome:
- a CDS encoding class IIb bacteriocin, lactobin A/cerein 7B family, protein MSLKNNIVGFNKLDSEELKNINGGCYPLVIIGALAGIAIRNRIKK, encoded by the coding sequence ATGAGTTTGAAAAATAATATTGTTGGATTTAATAAGTTAGATAGTGAAGAGCTTAAAAATATTAATGGTGGGTGTTATCCGTTGGTAATTATTGGTGCACTGGCTGGAATTGCTATTAGAAATAGAATCAAAAAATAG
- a CDS encoding class IIb bacteriocin, lactobin A/cerein 7B family, with amino-acid sequence MTELNKKLQNSLHGYDILDAQQLSEVDGGIAPLLIAGGIVLAGGGGFAAGYGLSRWLG; translated from the coding sequence ATGACTGAATTAAATAAAAAATTGCAAAATAGTTTACACGGTTATGATATTTTGGATGCACAACAATTGTCAGAAGTGGATGGTGGTATTGCGCCACTTTTGATAGCCGGTGGAATTGTTTTGGCTGGCGGTGGAGGTTTTGCTGCAGGATATGGTTTATCTAGATGGTTAGGCTGA
- a CDS encoding class IIb bacteriocin, lactobin A/cerein 7B family produces MINSTAVKELNDMELESINGGWSPQGFAISFVLGGAVGVGAYSIYQFGMDQGYRNNKK; encoded by the coding sequence ATGATCAACAGTACAGCGGTTAAGGAATTAAATGACATGGAATTAGAAAGCATTAATGGTGGTTGGTCACCACAAGGTTTTGCTATTTCCTTTGTACTTGGAGGGGCAGTGGGTGTTGGTGCCTATTCAATATATCAATTCGGTATGGACCAAGGATATCGAAATAATAAAAAATAG
- a CDS encoding class IIb bacteriocin, lactobin A/cerein 7B family has protein sequence MHKNDLINFSNFSQLDEYQLASVDGGFIPVAVWALWAGAGAAGFSGGIAVGLNRVNRNN, from the coding sequence ATGCATAAAAATGACCTAATTAATTTTTCTAATTTTAGTCAACTTGATGAATATCAATTGGCTAGTGTCGATGGTGGATTTATTCCGGTTGCCGTTTGGGCATTGTGGGCTGGTGCGGGTGCTGCAGGGTTCAGTGGGGGAATCGCAGTTGGATTGAATAGAGTCAATAGAAATAACTAG
- a CDS encoding peptide cleavage/export ABC transporter, with protein sequence MRKFHYISQLEEKDCGVAALAMILKRHGSDVSLANIRERCQTSLSGTTALGLVKAAESFNMDVRPIQADLTLFNMKDLPLPFIAHVEKKGQYLHYYVVYGFTKNKVIIADPDPTVAKTAMTLQEFSKEWTGVALFMSPSPRYKPFKENKNSILSFLPIISRQKGLIANIVVASLLVTLISIAGSYYMQLVIDTYIPSAMSNTLTVVSLGLIATYVLQQLLSFARTYLLTIMGQRLSIEVILSYIRHLFELPVNFFATRRTGEIVTRFNDANTIIDAMANTILSLFLDLGITIIVGSVLAIQNTKLFLLSLISFPIYFLIVYCFMKPFERLNQEQMASNATLSSSIIEDINGIETIKSLTSEKTSYQKIDREFIDYLKKSFAHQKSEAIQNSIKQATQLIINVLVLWLGAKLVISNQISVGQLVTYNALLGYFTEPFQNIINLQAKLQTATVANRRLNEVYLVKSEFKKSESQELHHNNPHNITVDDVSYQYGYQKNILHHFSIKIPFGEKIALVGVSGSGKSTLAKLLVHFISPSAGNIFIGEQNIKHVQRQNLRQHILYLPQNPYIFTGSILDNLTLGARENTTQEDILHAVELADIKDDIENMPQSYQTEISEEGGMSGGQKQRIALARALLSNSQILILDESTSNLDVATEKKIIDNLLSLKNKTIIFIAHRLTIAEKVQRVILLEKGIISEDGSHAELIHKKSKYYHLVKH encoded by the coding sequence ATGAGAAAGTTTCATTATATATCACAACTTGAAGAAAAAGATTGTGGCGTAGCAGCACTAGCTATGATTTTAAAGCGACACGGCTCAGATGTTTCATTAGCTAACATTCGTGAACGCTGTCAAACATCCCTATCGGGTACAACGGCGCTAGGCTTAGTGAAGGCCGCTGAATCATTCAATATGGATGTCCGTCCTATTCAAGCTGACCTTACCTTATTTAACATGAAAGATTTGCCTCTGCCGTTCATCGCTCATGTTGAGAAAAAAGGTCAATATTTGCATTATTATGTAGTGTACGGATTCACTAAAAACAAAGTTATCATTGCAGATCCAGATCCAACAGTTGCTAAAACCGCAATGACGTTACAAGAATTCTCTAAAGAGTGGACTGGTGTAGCATTGTTCATGTCGCCTTCACCCAGATATAAACCTTTTAAAGAAAATAAAAACAGTATCCTATCCTTTCTGCCAATTATTAGTCGACAAAAAGGATTAATTGCTAATATTGTCGTCGCTTCTTTGCTAGTCACTTTAATTAGTATCGCTGGCTCTTATTATATGCAACTAGTGATTGATACTTATATTCCTAGTGCTATGTCTAACACATTAACCGTTGTTTCATTAGGACTCATTGCCACCTATGTGTTACAACAGCTACTTAGTTTTGCTCGCACCTATCTGTTAACTATTATGGGACAACGATTATCGATTGAAGTCATACTATCATACATACGGCACTTGTTCGAATTACCTGTTAATTTCTTTGCCACACGTCGAACAGGTGAAATTGTCACGCGTTTTAATGACGCCAACACCATTATTGATGCCATGGCAAATACAATTCTCTCACTTTTTTTAGATTTAGGTATCACGATAATTGTTGGCAGCGTCTTAGCAATTCAAAATACAAAACTTTTTCTGCTATCTCTAATCTCTTTTCCTATCTACTTCTTGATTGTCTATTGTTTCATGAAGCCATTTGAACGATTGAATCAAGAACAGATGGCAAGTAATGCAACGCTGAGCTCATCTATTATTGAAGACATCAATGGTATTGAAACCATAAAATCTTTGACAAGCGAGAAGACGAGCTACCAAAAAATTGATCGTGAATTTATCGATTATTTAAAAAAATCCTTTGCCCATCAAAAAAGCGAAGCCATTCAAAATAGTATTAAACAAGCAACTCAACTCATTATCAATGTGCTCGTTTTATGGTTGGGTGCCAAGCTAGTGATTAGTAATCAAATTAGTGTCGGTCAGTTAGTTACCTATAATGCATTACTAGGCTACTTTACTGAACCTTTCCAAAATATTATTAACTTGCAGGCGAAATTACAAACGGCAACGGTTGCTAACCGACGATTAAACGAAGTCTATCTTGTAAAATCAGAGTTTAAAAAATCAGAATCACAAGAGCTTCATCATAACAACCCTCATAACATTACAGTTGACGACGTCAGCTATCAATATGGTTATCAAAAGAACATATTACACCACTTTTCAATTAAGATCCCCTTTGGTGAAAAAATTGCTCTGGTCGGTGTTAGCGGTTCCGGTAAGTCAACATTAGCCAAACTACTTGTTCATTTTATATCTCCTAGTGCTGGCAACATTTTTATTGGTGAACAAAACATTAAACACGTTCAACGACAAAATTTAAGGCAACATATTCTTTATCTACCACAAAACCCATACATATTTACTGGAAGCATATTAGATAATTTAACACTAGGTGCTCGTGAAAACACAACACAAGAAGACATCCTACATGCTGTTGAGCTTGCTGACATTAAAGATGACATCGAAAATATGCCACAAAGTTATCAAACCGAAATTTCAGAGGAAGGCGGCATGTCTGGAGGCCAAAAGCAGCGTATCGCTTTAGCTAGAGCCCTCCTTAGTAATTCTCAAATACTTATTTTGGATGAATCAACCAGTAATCTTGATGTCGCAACTGAAAAAAAGATTATTGATAATTTATTATCGCTTAAAAATAAAACAATCATTTTTATTGCACATCGCCTGACTATTGCTGAAAAAGTCCAACGCGTTATTCTGCTTGAAAAAGGGATCATCAGTGAAGATGGTAGCCATGCTGAACTTATACATAAAAAATCAAAATACTATCATCTTGTAAAGCATTAA
- a CDS encoding class IIb bacteriocin, lactobin A/cerein 7B family, whose translation MALFKELSNKELVNVNGGVVPVAVVLGVPTLALGIYQAGYAAGKDRAQAGLRR comes from the coding sequence ATGGCATTATTTAAAGAATTAAGCAACAAGGAATTGGTAAATGTAAATGGGGGAGTAGTCCCAGTAGCTGTAGTTTTGGGTGTGCCAACATTAGCACTTGGAATATACCAGGCTGGATATGCGGCAGGAAAAGACAGAGCTCAAGCTGGCTTACGTCGATGA